The Desmonostoc muscorum LEGE 12446 genome includes a region encoding these proteins:
- a CDS encoding response regulator produces MITRQVLIVDDEERIRELVQACLEDLGGWDTLTAASGEEGLKIAQTKPIDAILLDVSMPDIDGFAVYEKLQENSVTQRIPVILLTAKVQGSDRARFAQMGIAGIITKPFEPTSICDEVTKILGWDD; encoded by the coding sequence ATGATTACCAGACAAGTATTAATTGTGGATGATGAAGAACGAATCCGCGAATTAGTACAAGCTTGTTTAGAAGATTTGGGAGGATGGGACACCCTGACAGCTGCATCAGGGGAAGAAGGACTGAAAATCGCCCAGACAAAACCCATTGATGCGATTCTACTTGATGTGTCTATGCCTGATATTGACGGCTTTGCAGTATACGAAAAACTTCAGGAAAATTCTGTAACCCAAAGGATTCCAGTGATTTTGTTAACAGCGAAAGTCCAAGGGAGCGATCGTGCCCGTTTCGCCCAGATGGGAATTGCCGGGATTATTACCAAACCCTTTGAACCCACCTCTATTTGCGACGAAGTTACTAAAATTTTGGGGTGGGACGATTAA
- a CDS encoding GNAT family N-acetyltransferase gives MPTEEFFVPTLKVLQPGDEPLLEAFLSEHADTSMFLRSNWRAAGLVDQGARFQGTYIAAYINEAIVAVAAHFWNGMVIVQAPVHLAEVVQVAVTQSGHPIAGISGPAAQVEATKSVLGLSNRLTQLDESEILFSLTLADLQIPPALAGKEVQCRLPHADELELLSEWCAAYNIEALGQTETPNLRPACRQVIEARQATSMHWILLAENTPVSYSAFNASLPDIVQIGGVWTPPALRGKGYAKSVVAGSLLEVRSHGVKRAILFTSQDNQAAQAVYRGIGFLPTGEKYGLVLFENTQG, from the coding sequence ATGCCCACTGAGGAGTTTTTTGTGCCTACCTTGAAAGTCCTACAACCTGGAGATGAGCCATTACTGGAAGCTTTCCTCTCGGAACATGCGGATACTTCAATGTTTTTGCGCTCTAATTGGCGAGCTGCGGGACTGGTTGACCAGGGTGCAAGATTTCAAGGAACTTATATAGCTGCCTACATAAATGAAGCTATCGTGGCAGTTGCAGCGCACTTTTGGAATGGGATGGTAATAGTTCAAGCCCCTGTACATTTAGCAGAGGTGGTGCAAGTGGCAGTAACTCAATCTGGACACCCCATTGCTGGAATTAGTGGCCCAGCAGCACAAGTTGAAGCGACAAAAAGCGTTTTGGGACTTAGCAACCGACTAACTCAACTTGATGAGTCTGAGATATTATTTTCTCTAACGCTAGCAGACTTGCAAATACCTCCAGCCTTAGCAGGAAAAGAAGTGCAGTGTCGTTTACCACATGCAGATGAATTGGAATTACTGAGTGAATGGTGCGCTGCCTATAATATCGAAGCTTTAGGACAAACAGAAACTCCGAATTTACGACCAGCTTGCCGTCAGGTAATTGAAGCGCGTCAAGCTACGTCTATGCATTGGATATTGCTAGCAGAAAATACTCCAGTTTCCTACTCTGCGTTTAATGCCAGCTTGCCAGATATTGTCCAAATTGGTGGAGTATGGACACCGCCAGCGCTGCGGGGTAAAGGCTACGCCAAAAGTGTTGTAGCAGGCTCGTTGTTAGAAGTGCGATCGCACGGAGTAAAACGTGCCATCCTATTTACAAGCCAGGACAACCAAGCAGCACAAGCAGTTTATCGAGGAATTGGCTTTCTACCCACTGGCGAGAAGTATGGCTTAGTCTTGTTTGAAAATACTCAGGGATGA
- a CDS encoding IS5 family transposase, whose translation MAYSSNLTDAEWEIFEPLLQEILPTKKQTRPTNWPKRDIFNGILYQLKNGCNWQDLPKDLPPYSTVYWHYKQWRAAGVFEELMSVLHGQVREQVKKKPHWTTLIIIDSQAVKNTCNASVESKGFCFYKATNGIKRHLAIDTLGFPFFTLCTRANVSDDAGLIEMFTLNIDYFKSKPIDIPKITILLDHGYHPEYLTQELERIYPEIMTKIQFQLSTKPSKQEKAAQGKSGFVPAIARWVIERSNAWMERCKILVKNFERTLVSATAKLNICFIRLMIKRLAAPS comes from the coding sequence ATGGCGTATTCCAGCAACCTCACTGATGCAGAATGGGAAATTTTTGAACCCTTATTGCAAGAGATATTACCGACTAAGAAGCAGACTCGACCGACCAACTGGCCAAAGCGAGATATCTTCAATGGAATTCTCTATCAACTAAAAAATGGATGCAATTGGCAAGACTTACCTAAAGACCTCCCCCCTTATTCCACTGTATATTGGCACTACAAACAGTGGCGAGCAGCCGGGGTATTTGAGGAACTGATGAGTGTCTTACATGGACAAGTGCGTGAACAGGTAAAAAAAAAACCGCACTGGACGACATTGATCATCATTGACTCCCAAGCAGTGAAAAATACCTGCAACGCCAGTGTGGAGTCGAAAGGTTTTTGCTTCTACAAAGCCACCAACGGTATTAAAAGGCATTTGGCTATTGACACCCTTGGGTTTCCCTTTTTTACGCTCTGTACTCGCGCCAATGTCTCGGATGATGCCGGATTAATTGAGATGTTTACTCTCAACATCGACTACTTCAAGTCAAAACCTATCGATATTCCCAAGATTACTATCCTGCTAGATCATGGGTATCACCCAGAATATTTGACTCAGGAGTTAGAGCGAATTTACCCAGAGATCATGACCAAAATTCAGTTTCAACTTTCTACGAAACCCTCAAAACAAGAGAAAGCGGCACAAGGAAAATCTGGATTTGTTCCGGCAATAGCTAGATGGGTGATCGAACGCTCCAATGCTTGGATGGAGCGCTGTAAAATTCTGGTTAAGAACTTTGAACGAACCCTGGTTAGTGCCACTGCCAAACTCAATATCTGCTTCATCAGGCTAATGATTAAGAGGCTTGCAGCACCTTCTTAG
- a CDS encoding response regulator produces MRLAPEGADLAILTRIVLELLNNACLMYPPTGKEVVMKDQNSAKPRVLIADDEESSRVCLTIVLEDEGWEITQARDGKEALEKVLKSQPNLLILDYQMPELTGAEVYQHLQLHRIKLAVVLISSYTELEKLASSLGIAYFLHKPFDIPKLLTTIQSAYEESIS; encoded by the coding sequence GTGCGTCTCGCTCCAGAAGGGGCTGACCTAGCTATCCTAACTCGGATTGTATTAGAGTTACTCAACAATGCTTGTTTGATGTACCCTCCCACTGGGAAGGAAGTAGTTATGAAAGATCAAAATTCAGCGAAACCTAGAGTACTGATTGCAGACGATGAAGAAAGTAGTCGAGTTTGTCTTACTATTGTACTTGAGGATGAAGGCTGGGAAATAACTCAAGCAAGAGATGGCAAAGAAGCATTAGAAAAGGTGTTGAAATCGCAACCAAACTTATTGATTTTAGATTATCAAATGCCAGAACTAACAGGAGCCGAAGTTTATCAGCACCTGCAATTGCATAGAATCAAATTGGCAGTTGTATTAATTTCGTCATACACCGAGCTAGAGAAATTAGCCTCATCTTTAGGTATCGCCTATTTTCTTCATAAACCATTTGATATTCCAAAGTTACTGACCACAATTCAGTCTGCTTACGAAGAGTCCATAAGCTAA
- a CDS encoding sensor histidine kinase has product MSNAYQTIWQKSCEDLYHNYSDWLDAIHPEDRQGVELELIEQMKTGQYDKKYRIIRPDGSIRWIRDRAFPIKNELGEVVRIAGIAEDITELEQINLMKSEFIGIVSHELRTPLTAIRAALGLLQTGIYDKKPDKFKRMIEIAAIDSDRLVRLVNDILDLERLESDRAVLEKTTCNAADLIQQAVAGVQAIANQQNITFKIHPSNAQVWAAADAIVQTLTNLLGNAIKFSPADSTITLSVQQQTDRVLFQIADQGRGIPADKLEAIFGRFQQVDASDSRTKGGTGLGLAICRSIIDQHGGQIWVESTVSVGSTFFFTLPLPGKRE; this is encoded by the coding sequence GTGAGCAATGCATACCAAACCATCTGGCAAAAAAGTTGTGAGGACTTGTATCACAACTATTCAGATTGGTTAGATGCAATTCACCCAGAAGATCGCCAGGGCGTCGAACTTGAACTCATTGAACAGATGAAAACAGGGCAATACGATAAAAAATATCGCATTATCCGGCCTGATGGCTCAATCCGTTGGATTCGCGATCGCGCATTTCCAATCAAAAATGAATTAGGCGAGGTAGTTCGGATTGCTGGTATTGCCGAAGATATCACTGAACTAGAGCAGATTAACCTGATGAAGAGTGAGTTTATTGGCATTGTTAGTCACGAACTCCGCACTCCCTTAACTGCAATTCGCGCCGCACTGGGCTTACTACAAACTGGTATCTACGACAAAAAACCAGACAAATTCAAGCGGATGATTGAGATTGCAGCCATCGACAGCGATCGCTTAGTGCGTCTAGTCAACGATATTCTCGATTTGGAACGCTTAGAATCGGATCGAGCTGTCTTAGAAAAAACCACCTGCAATGCCGCTGATTTAATTCAACAAGCAGTAGCAGGAGTGCAGGCGATCGCCAATCAGCAAAATATTACCTTTAAGATCCACCCCAGCAATGCTCAAGTTTGGGCGGCTGCTGATGCCATTGTGCAAACACTCACCAATTTGTTAGGTAATGCGATTAAATTTTCACCTGCCGATTCTACTATTACCCTGAGTGTCCAACAGCAAACAGACCGCGTACTTTTCCAGATCGCGGATCAAGGACGAGGTATCCCAGCAGATAAGTTAGAAGCAATCTTTGGAAGATTTCAGCAAGTAGATGCCTCTGATTCTCGCACCAAAGGCGGCACAGGCTTGGGATTGGCAATCTGTCGTAGTATTATTGATCAGCACGGTGGGCAAATCTGGGTTGAGAGTACTGTTAGTGTCGGCAGCACGTTTTTCTTCACTCTGCCATTGCCGGGAAAAAGGGAGTAG
- a CDS encoding response regulator, protein MNMLGEVNIIGKTILLIDDELNVRETVEFCLKDLAGWDVVTADSPLEGLQNAVRHNPDAIVLDISIRDMASFEFMNKLRNNPETQAIPVVLLSAKARWLDSQILRQYQVAGVILKPFNPVTLPAQVAQLLGWDFTLLTD, encoded by the coding sequence ATGAATATGCTAGGGGAGGTAAATATAATCGGCAAAACGATATTGCTCATTGATGATGAACTCAATGTACGTGAGACAGTAGAATTTTGCCTCAAGGATTTAGCTGGTTGGGATGTGGTGACAGCAGATTCTCCATTAGAAGGATTGCAGAATGCAGTACGCCATAATCCTGATGCGATTGTATTAGATATCTCAATCCGTGATATGGCTAGTTTTGAGTTTATGAATAAACTAAGAAATAATCCAGAAACTCAAGCTATTCCTGTAGTACTGCTCAGTGCTAAAGCGCGATGGCTCGATTCGCAAATTTTGCGACAGTATCAAGTTGCAGGTGTAATCCTCAAACCCTTTAATCCAGTTACCCTCCCTGCTCAAGTTGCTCAACTGCTGGGTTGGGATTTTACTTTACTAACGGATTAA